In Fluviicola taffensis DSM 16823, the following are encoded in one genomic region:
- the aqpZ gene encoding aquaporin Z produces MLLTKTLFMKKLIAEFIGTFWLVLGGCGSAVLAAGFPELGIGFVGVSIAFGLTVLTMAYAIGHISGCHLNPAVTVGLWVGGRFEGKDVFPYILSQVLGGIAGAGILYLIASGKSGFELGGFAANGFDEHSPGGYNMQSALITEIVMTFAFLIIILGTTHKKASAGFAGMAIGLGLTLIHLISIPVTNTSVNPARSTSQAIFVQGWALEQLWLFWVAPIVGAIIAGLVYKYLAPNNE; encoded by the coding sequence ATTTTACTTACTAAAACACTATTTATGAAAAAATTAATCGCTGAATTTATTGGAACCTTTTGGTTAGTATTGGGAGGTTGTGGAAGTGCTGTTTTAGCAGCTGGTTTTCCAGAGCTTGGAATTGGATTTGTAGGAGTTTCTATTGCCTTTGGATTAACCGTTTTAACGATGGCGTATGCAATCGGACATATTTCAGGTTGTCACTTAAATCCTGCGGTTACAGTTGGACTATGGGTTGGAGGAAGATTTGAAGGAAAGGATGTTTTTCCTTACATTCTCTCACAAGTTTTGGGCGGAATTGCTGGAGCAGGAATTTTGTATCTCATTGCAAGTGGAAAATCGGGTTTTGAATTGGGTGGATTCGCTGCAAATGGTTTTGATGAACATTCACCTGGAGGTTACAACATGCAGTCTGCGTTGATCACTGAAATCGTTATGACTTTTGCCTTTTTAATTATCATTTTAGGAACAACTCATAAAAAAGCATCTGCTGGTTTTGCAGGAATGGCAATTGGTTTGGGATTAACCTTGATTCATCTAATCAGTATTCCTGTTACCAATACTTCGGTAAATCCGGCAAGAAGCACGAGTCAAGCGATTTTTGTGCAAGGTTGGGCATTGGAACAATTGTGGTTGTTTTGGGTAGCGCCAATAGTTGGAGCGATTATAGCTGGATTAGTATATAAATATTTGGCTCCAAATAACGAGTAG
- the rsgA gene encoding ribosome small subunit-dependent GTPase A: MSDGLRGRVLKSTGKWYQVLMPTGEVVECRIRGRLRLEGLKTTNPISVGDIVILDPKSDEEGKRVIVDYEMRDNYIVRKSTNLSKQMHILAANVDCAYLMVTLKFPETHFVFIDRFLVAAESFRIPTTLIFNKVDLLDDEGLLDLKAIMFMYESIGYTCHAISATNDKDIQFLREEIKDKQVMIAGHSGTGKSTLVNALDPNLDLRIGEISAAHHQGQHTTTFAEMHPLQSGGFIIDTPGIRAFGIVNLEKEVISHYFPEMRELIGACKFHNCQHLNEPACAVKEAVKNGGIYESRYFTYLQLMTGDDDDVHRRNKRGLE, from the coding sequence ATGAGTGATGGTCTTCGTGGAAGAGTTTTAAAATCTACAGGGAAATGGTACCAAGTTTTGATGCCAACTGGAGAGGTTGTTGAATGTAGAATTCGAGGAAGACTTCGTTTGGAAGGGTTGAAAACAACCAATCCAATTTCGGTTGGAGATATTGTGATTTTAGATCCTAAAAGCGATGAAGAAGGAAAACGCGTAATTGTTGATTATGAAATGCGTGATAATTACATTGTCAGAAAAAGCACCAATCTGAGCAAGCAAATGCATATTTTGGCGGCGAATGTGGATTGCGCTTACTTGATGGTTACCTTGAAATTTCCCGAAACTCATTTTGTTTTCATCGACCGATTTTTAGTTGCCGCAGAATCTTTTCGAATTCCTACTACCTTGATTTTTAATAAAGTGGATTTATTGGATGATGAGGGATTGTTAGATTTGAAAGCAATCATGTTCATGTACGAATCAATTGGCTATACCTGTCATGCAATTTCTGCTACAAATGATAAAGATATTCAGTTTTTGAGAGAGGAAATAAAAGACAAGCAAGTAATGATTGCTGGTCATTCAGGAACAGGAAAAAGTACCTTGGTGAATGCTCTTGATCCGAATTTGGATTTGCGAATTGGAGAAATTTCAGCAGCGCATCATCAAGGACAACACACTACTACTTTTGCAGAAATGCATCCCTTACAATCTGGTGGATTCATTATTGATACACCTGGAATTCGAGCGTTTGGAATCGTTAATTTGGAAAAGGAAGTGATTTCACATTATTTCCCCGAAATGCGTGAATTGATTGGAGCTTGTAAGTTTCACAACTGTCAACATTTGAATGAACCCGCTTGTGCAGTAAAAGAAGCTGTAAAGAATGGGGGCATTTATGAAAGTCGGTATTTCACCTATTTGCAGCTAATGACAGGCGATGATGACGATGTTCACCGAAGAAATAAACGCGGATTGGAATAG
- a CDS encoding lipase family protein — protein sequence MNKFLLFLLISISLPTFSQHSSGFDAQEARDCIQICNSFTYLNLTGSDDVIIPKDYQRIYTSESLGMDNKFQVYVNQSKTKAILNFRGSTDQQSSWLANMYSSMVPADDTIYKGKVAFHYKCAASSKAGIHAGYILATSYLMDEVLKQIEILNKQGIYTIYITGHSQGGALAQMTRAYLEFVPKSKLNSKNTFKVYAFANPMIGNMDFAHEYQKRFADPGLSFLIHNPADMVPKMPASYNDTTFWKSSFQNLISDRENFSFKDGMKDGLMSMMGSKMGQFSNMFSGNVQTQLVKTLGDFKMPKYQPESNYMHTSTPLLLPPTEYPLELKDSNMLANDSLMRIYKRDANGVFEDKSVYKKDKTLLQHKPYNYYTAILKVYFPTDYLGLKEKYFVLPKEIK from the coding sequence ATGAATAAGTTTCTTCTTTTTCTTCTGATTAGTATTTCTTTACCAACTTTTAGTCAACATTCTTCAGGTTTTGATGCACAAGAAGCCCGTGATTGCATTCAAATTTGTAATTCTTTTACATATTTGAATTTGACTGGTTCCGATGATGTTATTATTCCGAAAGATTACCAGCGAATTTACACTTCAGAGTCCCTTGGAATGGACAATAAGTTCCAAGTGTATGTCAATCAATCGAAAACGAAAGCTATTTTGAATTTTAGAGGTTCAACCGATCAGCAATCAAGTTGGTTGGCGAATATGTATTCTTCGATGGTTCCTGCTGATGATACGATTTACAAAGGGAAAGTTGCTTTTCATTACAAATGCGCAGCGAGCTCAAAAGCGGGGATTCATGCGGGATATATTTTAGCAACATCTTATCTCATGGATGAGGTATTGAAACAAATTGAAATTCTTAACAAACAAGGAATTTACACCATTTACATTACTGGACACTCACAAGGTGGAGCTTTGGCACAGATGACTCGTGCATATTTGGAATTTGTTCCGAAATCGAAGTTGAATTCCAAAAACACTTTTAAAGTGTACGCTTTCGCAAATCCAATGATTGGAAACATGGATTTTGCGCACGAATATCAAAAACGATTTGCAGATCCAGGATTGAGCTTTTTGATTCACAATCCGGCAGACATGGTTCCTAAGATGCCTGCTTCTTACAACGATACCACATTTTGGAAAAGCAGTTTTCAAAATTTAATTTCAGATCGTGAAAATTTCAGTTTCAAAGATGGAATGAAGGATGGATTGATGAGTATGATGGGAAGTAAAATGGGTCAGTTTAGTAATATGTTCTCTGGAAACGTACAAACTCAGTTGGTGAAGACATTGGGAGATTTTAAGATGCCGAAGTATCAACCAGAATCCAATTACATGCATACTTCCACGCCGCTGTTGTTGCCTCCAACAGAATATCCGTTGGAATTGAAAGATTCCAATATGTTGGCAAATGATTCATTGATGCGCATATACAAACGTGATGCAAATGGTGTGTTTGAAGACAAAAGTGTATACAAAAAAGACAAGACTTTGTTGCAGCACAAGCCTTACAATTACTATACAGCTATCTTGAAAGTGTATTTTCCAACGGATTATTTGGGCTTGAAAGAGAAATATTTTGTGCTACCTAAAGAAATCAAATGA
- the gldA gene encoding gliding motility-associated ABC transporter ATP-binding subunit GldA, with protein sequence MSIEVKNLSKYYGEQAAVNDITFSVGKGEIIGFLGPNGAGKSTTMKMITGFIPSTHGEISVCGIPVSVDAIETRKLIGYLPENNPLYLDMYVKEYLEFVGKIYKIKNLKERVKEMIQLVGLEVEQNKKIGMLSKGYRQRVGLAQAIIHNPDVLILDEPTSGLDPNQLVEIRELIKQIGKQKTVMLSTHILQEVEAICDRVVIIRQGKLVADNLASNLQIENDTQVVYAEFDGSVSKSLLQKIPGVSKIERVSDSVYLIESQSVDDLRKTVAQFAQKNDLLVLTLRTEEKSLEEVFKSLTK encoded by the coding sequence ATGTCGATTGAAGTAAAGAACCTTTCCAAATATTACGGTGAACAAGCAGCAGTGAATGATATTACTTTTTCAGTTGGGAAAGGTGAGATTATAGGTTTCTTGGGGCCAAATGGCGCTGGTAAGTCGACTACAATGAAAATGATCACTGGATTCATTCCTTCAACACATGGCGAAATAAGTGTTTGCGGCATTCCTGTTTCCGTTGATGCTATTGAAACACGAAAATTGATTGGTTATCTTCCAGAAAACAATCCGTTGTATCTAGACATGTATGTGAAAGAGTATTTGGAGTTTGTAGGGAAAATCTACAAAATCAAAAACTTGAAGGAACGGGTGAAGGAAATGATACAGCTTGTAGGATTGGAAGTGGAACAAAACAAAAAAATTGGGATGCTTTCGAAAGGTTATCGCCAACGTGTTGGTTTAGCCCAAGCAATTATTCACAATCCAGATGTATTGATTTTAGATGAGCCAACTTCCGGATTAGATCCGAACCAATTGGTTGAAATTCGGGAATTGATCAAACAAATCGGAAAACAAAAAACGGTGATGCTTTCCACGCATATTTTGCAGGAAGTAGAAGCAATTTGTGACCGTGTAGTAATCATCAGACAAGGAAAATTAGTTGCTGACAATTTAGCTTCCAACCTTCAAATTGAAAATGACACACAAGTTGTATACGCTGAATTTGACGGTTCTGTTTCTAAAAGCTTGTTGCAAAAAATTCCAGGCGTTTCAAAAATTGAGCGTGTTTCAGATTCTGTTTACCTCATCGAGAGTCAATCTGTGGATGATTTACGTAAAACAGTGGCACAATTTGCACAGAAAAATGATTTACTCGTTCTGACATTAAGAACGGAAGAAAAATCATTGGAAGAAGTCTTCAAATCATTGACAAAGTAA
- a CDS encoding REP-associated tyrosine transposase, whose translation MLSGNKLTIKKPQGSYYLTLTIVGWVDIFTRECYQKIIIETLQYYIKNKTLHVYSYCIMSNHIHLIVNVDMEFSLSDIIRDFKKYTSRKIVETIRTEPESRREWLLKHFETAAIIHSKTKNHKVWQDGNHAIELYNERFTWTKVQYIHQNPVRAGLVTSAEFWKYSSASNYQEMISVFPEIYRLTPPLTIVK comes from the coding sequence ATGCTTTCAGGAAATAAACTAACAATTAAAAAGCCTCAGGGTTCTTATTACTTAACACTTACAATTGTAGGATGGGTTGATATTTTTACTAGAGAATGCTATCAAAAAATAATTATTGAAACTCTTCAATATTATATAAAAAACAAAACTTTGCATGTTTACTCTTATTGTATCATGAGTAATCATATTCACCTCATAGTAAATGTTGATATGGAATTTAGTCTCAGCGATATCATTCGTGACTTTAAGAAATACACCTCGCGAAAAATAGTAGAAACTATTAGAACTGAACCAGAGAGCAGACGAGAATGGTTATTGAAACATTTTGAGACGGCAGCAATAATACATTCAAAAACAAAAAATCACAAAGTTTGGCAAGATGGAAACCATGCGATTGAATTGTATAATGAAAGATTCACATGGACAAAAGTTCAGTACATTCATCAAAATCCTGTTCGAGCTGGTTTAGTTACTTCTGCGGAGTTTTGGAAATATTCATCTGCTTCAAATTATCAGGAAATGATTAGCGTTTTTCCTGAGATATATCGGTTGACACCACCTCTAACTATCGTGAAGTGA
- a CDS encoding nucleotide pyrophosphohydrolase has protein sequence MEISEAQKIVDQWIKEVGVRYFNELTNLAMLTEEVGEVARIIARRYGEQSEKESDKNKDLGDELADVLFVLICLANQTGVDLEEALKKNLDKKTQRDSTRHKENKKLTD, from the coding sequence ATGGAAATTTCAGAAGCTCAAAAAATAGTCGATCAATGGATCAAAGAAGTAGGAGTTCGTTACTTCAATGAGTTAACCAACTTGGCCATGCTAACGGAAGAGGTTGGTGAGGTGGCTCGGATCATTGCTCGTAGATATGGCGAACAAAGTGAAAAAGAATCCGACAAAAACAAAGATTTGGGAGACGAATTGGCAGATGTACTTTTCGTTTTGATTTGCTTGGCAAATCAAACAGGTGTTGATTTGGAAGAGGCTTTGAAAAAGAATTTAGATAAGAAAACGCAAAGAGATTCAACCCGACATAAAGAAAACAAGAAGTTAACAGACTAA
- a CDS encoding T9SS type A sorting domain-containing protein: MKNYMYLSVFVAGFGQAQTTNPSPYCASQYSDDFMNVSHSVERVQFGTLDNNSGANQYAAPHYVFYNNLSVTVNKGQTLNLKITHDDGTTIHGMAAWIDFNGDNDFNDAGEKVGETLWPGDDDLTTGNSQTYSVTIPTNAVSGTTRMRIRVYEDDDYTFSGADMPVLPCQFNGTDADWGETEDYKLTISGGSTASIEEHLSPNEYIFNNQLFTLLLDENALVNVVNMNGQILSTTADKVIDLSYYSEGIYLIRIQTAGGIFKQVKVIK, translated from the coding sequence ATGAAAAACTACATGTATCTCTCCGTGTTTGTTGCAGGATTTGGACAAGCACAAACAACCAATCCATCACCGTATTGTGCTTCACAATATTCAGATGATTTTATGAATGTATCACATAGTGTGGAACGAGTGCAATTTGGAACATTGGACAATAATTCGGGTGCAAATCAATATGCTGCGCCTCATTATGTTTTTTACAACAATTTGTCGGTAACAGTGAATAAAGGACAAACATTGAACTTGAAAATTACCCATGATGACGGGACAACTATTCATGGAATGGCCGCTTGGATTGATTTCAATGGGGATAATGATTTTAACGACGCGGGAGAAAAAGTGGGAGAAACACTTTGGCCTGGAGATGATGATTTGACCACTGGAAATTCACAGACATATTCCGTAACAATACCAACCAATGCCGTAAGCGGAACTACACGTATGCGCATCCGAGTCTACGAAGACGATGATTACACCTTCTCTGGAGCAGATATGCCTGTATTACCTTGTCAGTTTAATGGAACCGATGCAGATTGGGGAGAAACGGAAGATTACAAGCTTACAATTTCAGGAGGAAGTACGGCTTCTATCGAAGAGCATTTAAGTCCAAATGAATACATTTTCAATAATCAGCTGTTTACATTGTTATTAGATGAAAATGCACTAGTAAACGTGGTAAATATGAATGGACAGATCTTGTCAACAACTGCTGATAAAGTGATTGATCTAAGTTATTATTCAGAAGGTATTTATTTAATTCGCATTCAAACAGCTGGTGGAATATTTAAACAGGTGAAAGTGATTAAATAA
- a CDS encoding inorganic phosphate transporter: MFSLLIAIIILALLFDLVNGFHDAANSIATVVSTKVLTPFQAVVWAAVFNVVAFWVFDMSVGNTVAKTVDNSAIDLYVILAGLIAAMIWNLLTWWLGIPSSSSHTLIGGFAGAAVAHAGFDVIASAEIIKVTMFIFLAPFIGGIIAFVIAMITVSRSFAKKMISILILSTVTYFIMDYMVEYLDVKPIMMYIVMGMIILFILTYTWYQIVHGKRQTAMKESNMYKKLQLLSSAAFSLGHGGADSQKVMGIICAALMVFANSQRNDQGQITGDIPKMFQISEVFQIEFEDADGKKAKFKPEYTKNVDSLEIEKEDHILIYTKGEDIYDAKTHDIIFKGKHLNQEYMEASIFNEYVNKEGEIRQGHKIKAKVNSETMPGWIAFSCYLMIGLGTMMGGWKIVKTMGTKITKVTPLEGVCAETAGALTLFTVSNLGIPVSTTHTITGSIIGVGATKRLSAVRWGVTINLLWAWILTIPVSGLLAAGIYYLTKLFH, encoded by the coding sequence ATGTTCTCATTATTAATTGCTATCATCATTCTTGCATTGTTGTTTGACTTGGTGAATGGTTTCCATGATGCTGCAAATTCCATTGCAACAGTTGTTTCTACCAAAGTATTGACTCCATTTCAAGCAGTTGTTTGGGCCGCAGTTTTCAACGTTGTTGCGTTCTGGGTATTCGACATGAGCGTTGGAAATACAGTAGCGAAAACAGTTGACAATAGCGCCATCGATTTATACGTAATCTTAGCTGGACTAATCGCAGCAATGATTTGGAACCTACTCACTTGGTGGCTAGGTATTCCTTCCTCCTCTTCGCATACACTAATTGGTGGTTTTGCTGGAGCTGCAGTTGCTCATGCAGGTTTCGATGTAATTGCTTCTGCTGAAATCATTAAGGTTACCATGTTTATCTTCTTAGCTCCTTTCATTGGTGGTATTATTGCTTTTGTTATTGCGATGATTACCGTGAGTAGAAGTTTCGCGAAAAAAATGATTTCCATTTTAATTCTTTCTACAGTTACTTATTTCATCATGGATTATATGGTTGAATATTTAGATGTGAAGCCAATAATGATGTATATCGTGATGGGAATGATCATTCTATTTATTCTTACTTACACTTGGTACCAAATAGTTCATGGAAAGCGTCAAACTGCCATGAAGGAATCAAATATGTATAAGAAATTACAATTACTTTCCTCAGCAGCCTTCTCTTTGGGACATGGTGGTGCGGATTCACAAAAAGTAATGGGTATTATTTGTGCGGCTTTGATGGTATTCGCAAATTCACAACGTAACGATCAGGGACAAATTACTGGGGACATCCCTAAAATGTTTCAGATATCTGAGGTTTTTCAAATTGAATTTGAAGACGCTGATGGTAAAAAGGCTAAGTTCAAACCTGAATACACAAAAAATGTCGATTCCCTTGAAATTGAAAAAGAAGATCACATTTTGATATACACCAAAGGTGAAGACATTTACGATGCAAAAACTCACGATATTATTTTCAAGGGAAAACACTTGAATCAAGAATATATGGAGGCAAGCATCTTTAATGAATATGTCAACAAAGAAGGTGAAATTCGCCAAGGACATAAAATAAAGGCAAAAGTGAATTCTGAAACAATGCCTGGTTGGATTGCTTTTTCTTGTTACTTAATGATTGGTTTAGGAACAATGATGGGTGGATGGAAAATTGTAAAAACAATGGGAACAAAAATTACCAAAGTAACTCCACTGGAAGGTGTTTGTGCTGAAACAGCAGGTGCTTTGACCTTGTTTACTGTTTCCAACTTAGGAATTCCAGTTTCTACCACACATACCATTACTGGTTCAATCATTGGTGTTGGAGCAACAAAACGTTTAAGTGCTGTTCGATGGGGAGTTACGATCAACTTACTTTGGGCATGGATTTTAACAATTCCAGTTTCAGGATTATTAGCCGCAGGAATTTACTATCTAACAAAGTTATTTCATTAA
- a CDS encoding nucleoside triphosphate pyrophosphohydrolase family protein, whose protein sequence is MTLKETISAVEVFHDAFKISNNYKPTAELSEADITLRYNLMKEENEEYLEAAKNGDIVEIADALGDQLYILCGTILKHGLQDKIAEVFAEIQRSNMSKLDADGLPIYREDGKVMKSELYFKPNILAVLEK, encoded by the coding sequence ATGACACTCAAAGAAACAATTTCAGCAGTTGAAGTATTTCACGACGCTTTCAAGATTTCAAATAATTATAAGCCAACAGCAGAATTGTCGGAAGCAGATATCACCCTTCGTTACAACTTAATGAAAGAGGAAAACGAAGAGTATTTGGAAGCTGCAAAAAATGGCGATATCGTAGAAATAGCAGATGCTTTGGGCGATCAATTGTATATTTTGTGTGGAACGATTTTAAAACACGGACTTCAAGATAAAATTGCCGAAGTATTTGCTGAAATTCAACGCTCAAACATGAGTAAGTTAGATGCTGATGGCTTACCGATTTACCGCGAAGATGGAAAAGTGATGAAATCAGAATTGTATTTCAAGCCAAACATTCTTGCTGTTTTAGAAAAATAA
- a CDS encoding NUDIX hydrolase, translating to MQRFNIRVYGICLNERNEVLLSDESYRNLNFTKFPGGGLEFGEGMIDCLNREFQEEFNLAIEVGELFYLTDFFQVSAFSDKDQVISVYYLIQANLDSLDELVRNQSSEEKLHWVNLSKLKEDLLTFPIDKIVVKQIINYQ from the coding sequence ATGCAGCGATTCAACATTCGTGTTTACGGTATTTGTCTCAACGAACGAAATGAAGTTCTACTTTCAGATGAATCTTATCGAAACCTGAATTTTACCAAGTTTCCAGGTGGAGGATTGGAATTTGGGGAAGGAATGATTGATTGTTTAAATCGCGAATTTCAGGAAGAATTTAATCTGGCAATTGAAGTCGGTGAATTGTTTTATTTAACCGACTTTTTTCAAGTATCCGCTTTCTCAGATAAAGATCAGGTTATTTCTGTCTATTATTTGATTCAAGCAAATCTAGATTCCTTGGATGAATTAGTGAGAAATCAATCAAGCGAAGAGAAACTCCATTGGGTCAATCTTTCAAAATTGAAGGAGGACTTACTTACTTTCCCCATTGATAAAATAGTCGTGAAACAAATTATAAATTATCAATAA
- the dtd gene encoding D-aminoacyl-tRNA deacylase, which translates to MRLVIQRVSQASVTVDQQIIGQIASGLLVLLGIEHEDSEEDVDWLIQKTLQMRIFSDQEGKMNCSLQDIDGELLIVSQFTLHASTKKGNRPSFIAAARPEQAIPLYESFIRKAQVALGKSVQCGAFGADMKVALVNDGPVTITIDSKNKE; encoded by the coding sequence ATGCGATTAGTCATTCAACGAGTTTCTCAAGCAAGTGTAACGGTAGATCAACAAATAATTGGTCAAATTGCATCTGGATTATTGGTGCTTTTGGGAATTGAACACGAAGATTCGGAAGAAGATGTGGATTGGTTGATTCAAAAAACACTTCAAATGCGGATTTTCTCGGATCAAGAGGGGAAAATGAACTGTTCCTTGCAAGATATTGATGGTGAACTTCTTATTGTTAGTCAGTTTACCCTGCATGCTTCTACAAAAAAAGGAAATAGACCCAGTTTTATTGCTGCTGCTCGACCCGAACAAGCCATTCCTTTGTATGAATCATTTATACGGAAAGCACAAGTTGCTTTGGGGAAATCGGTTCAATGTGGGGCGTTTGGCGCTGACATGAAAGTGGCGTTGGTAAATGATGGTCCGGTTACGATTACAATTGATTCAAAAAACAAAGAATAA
- a CDS encoding DUF47 domain-containing protein, protein MASGFLKFFLPKDKVFYSLFEEASQNLEAIAGKLVLCVNESDYNKRATIIKEMEDLEHQNDDLTHKIFVELGRNFITPFDREDIHALATSLDDIADYIYASAKKINFYKVDPNDSGILKMADAIHDAVLAVNAAVKELRNLKNTQKIVECVIKINYVENQADDIFDLSIEKLFDSDIDAKSLIKKREIYQIMEVATDKCEDAGNVIESIVVKYA, encoded by the coding sequence ATGGCATCAGGATTTTTAAAGTTTTTCTTACCAAAAGACAAAGTGTTTTACTCTTTATTTGAAGAGGCTTCTCAAAACTTAGAAGCAATTGCAGGAAAATTGGTATTGTGTGTAAACGAATCTGATTATAACAAAAGAGCGACCATTATTAAAGAAATGGAAGATCTAGAGCATCAAAATGATGATTTGACGCATAAAATATTTGTAGAGCTGGGAAGAAACTTCATTACTCCTTTTGACCGTGAAGATATTCATGCATTGGCTACATCATTGGATGATATTGCAGATTATATTTATGCTTCTGCGAAGAAAATCAATTTCTATAAAGTTGATCCGAACGATTCTGGAATTTTGAAAATGGCCGATGCCATTCACGATGCCGTTTTAGCAGTGAATGCAGCAGTAAAAGAACTTCGAAATTTGAAAAACACACAAAAAATTGTTGAGTGTGTAATCAAAATTAATTACGTGGAGAATCAGGCGGATGATATTTTTGATCTAAGTATCGAAAAATTATTTGATTCCGATATTGATGCGAAAAGCTTGATCAAAAAACGTGAAATCTACCAAATTATGGAGGTTGCAACGGACAAATGTGAAGATGCTGGAAATGTAATCGAATCGATCGTTGTAAAATACGCTTAA
- a CDS encoding queuosine precursor transporter produces MLRTRKEIAFMVMAGIFITSAIVAELISAKLVYMGSYLAPMIAGIVPWPVVFLLTDVMNEYFGKQAVRRLSWITTGLIAFCFFIVYVAVQLPTAEGSWLSDKEFAKAFGGSLWIMIGSICAFIVSQLLDVQLFHFFSKLTKGKMIWLRSTGSTVVSQLVDSFIVALIGLYLSGAYPLKMVLVLAITGYLTKLVIAVCLTPLVYLMHYLAKSILGEKANQ; encoded by the coding sequence ATGCTTCGAACACGAAAAGAAATAGCATTTATGGTCATGGCGGGTATTTTTATTACCAGTGCCATTGTTGCTGAATTGATTTCTGCCAAATTGGTTTACATGGGATCCTATTTAGCTCCAATGATTGCAGGAATTGTTCCTTGGCCAGTTGTTTTTCTACTAACAGATGTCATGAACGAATATTTCGGAAAGCAGGCTGTTCGCAGATTGAGTTGGATCACTACTGGTTTGATAGCATTTTGTTTTTTCATTGTTTATGTTGCTGTCCAACTCCCAACTGCAGAAGGTTCTTGGCTGTCTGATAAAGAATTTGCGAAAGCATTTGGTGGTTCTTTGTGGATCATGATTGGAAGTATTTGTGCCTTCATTGTCTCCCAATTGTTGGATGTTCAGCTGTTTCATTTTTTCAGTAAACTAACTAAAGGAAAGATGATTTGGCTAAGAAGCACAGGTTCAACGGTTGTTTCTCAATTGGTCGATTCATTTATTGTAGCACTAATCGGATTGTATCTTTCCGGCGCATATCCTCTAAAAATGGTACTCGTTTTAGCAATAACTGGATATCTGACAAAATTGGTAATCGCAGTTTGTCTAACGCCGTTGGTTTATTTGATGCATTATTTAGCGAAAAGTATTTTAGGGGAGAAAGCCAATCAATAG